GCGAATTTGGCGAGCGTACGCGCCGGTGGATCGTGATGCAGCCTCTCCGTGCCGCCGAGTTCCAGGAAGGCTTCGTCGATCGACAGCGGCTGCACCAGCGGCGTCAGATCCTGCATCAGCGCGCGCACCTGGCGCCCAACCCGGACATATTTCTCCATGTCCGGGCGTATGACGGTGGCCTGAGGGCATGCCTCCAGCGCCTTGAACATCGGCATTGCCGAACGCACGCCGTGGATACGGGCGATATAGCAGGCAGTGGAGACGACACCGCGTTTGCCGCCGCCGATGATGACCGGCTTGTCGGCAAGTTCGGGATTGTCGCGCTTCTCGACCGCCGCGTAAAAGGCGTCGCAATCGATATGCGCAAGTGTCAGTCGATAGAGTTCGCCATGGCGCACCAGGCGCGGACTGCCGCAGGTAATGCAACGGCGCGCCTCGCCCTTCTGCTCGGCAAGGCAGTCGCGACAGAAGCCGGGTGTCTTGTCAGGCGCGGGCGTCATGGTGAGAACAAAGGTTGAACGCCGCGACACTACGCCTTAAGCTGACGAGTCACAAGAGAGGGTGGAGCTTTGCCTTTGGATAAAGATCTTCGTTTCGAGCCGGTGACGGCAGACCGGTGGAACGACTTCGAAACCCTGTTCGGCCCACAGGGGGCTTTTTATAATTGCTGGTGTGTCGCGCTGCGCTTGCCGCACGCCATGAGGACGACGATGACGGCCGACGAGCGCAAGGCGCATATGCGCGAACGGATCGAGGCGGGGCCGCCGCCGGGAATACTCTACTATGCCGATGGCCAGCCGGTCGCCTGGGTGCAGGTCGGGCCGCGCCAGGACGTGCCGCAGTTCAATTCACCGCGCACCGTCTCGCGGCCGCTGGAGGAGGAGGATGCGCGCGATCCCTCGATCTGGGCGGTCAGCTGCTTCTTCCTGCTGCCGAAAATGCGCGGCAGGGGATTAAGTCATCGCCTGCTCGCCGGCGCGATCGACCATGCCCGGCGCCAGGGCGCGCGGCTGCTCGAAGCCTGTCCGATCGATCATGTGAAGCAGTCGAAATCGGTGACGCTCTGCATCGGCTCGACTGCAGTCTTCGAGGCAGCCGGATTCGAGACGGTGGCAATGCGCAAGGACGGCCGCCCGCTCATGCGGCTGGAACTGCGCGGTTGACTGTGCCGGAAAGGAAATGGGCCTCGATCAGCCCGGCCGCGTGCGCCCAATCGGTGGCGCGGGTGATGTCGTCGGCTGCCGCCGGCGCGAAACGATGGACGGGCGAGTTCGGCATCAGGTGAATGAGCAGGCAATCGGCCACGTGTTCCCTGACCGAATGCAGATTGTGCGCCATATCGTCTATGAAGGCGACGGGAAAGGAGCGGCTGGCATGCAGTGCATGGACGATCGGCCCCTTGGGTTGCTCGCTGGCAAGCAGCGGAAAGAGCAGGCCGGCGCTGTCCAGCAGGCGGCGGCGATGATCCTGGAACCGTGGCGGCATCGCGGTCAGGAAAAGGATATCGGCCGCCCGCGAAAGCCGGCTGAGCGTTTCGACGACCTGGTCGATTGGCGTCTGCCACAGTTCCTGCGCTTCGAAAAACTCTTCGATCAGCCGGCTGACCTGTTCGCTTTTTATCTCCGTACCGTCCGCTTTCGAGATGATGTTGCCATGAAGTCGGAACGATCGCGGCAGGAACTCGTGACCC
This DNA window, taken from Rhizobium etli CFN 42, encodes the following:
- a CDS encoding GNAT family N-acetyltransferase, whose translation is MDKDLRFEPVTADRWNDFETLFGPQGAFYNCWCVALRLPHAMRTTMTADERKAHMRERIEAGPPPGILYYADGQPVAWVQVGPRQDVPQFNSPRTVSRPLEEEDARDPSIWAVSCFFLLPKMRGRGLSHRLLAGAIDHARRQGARLLEACPIDHVKQSKSVTLCIGSTAVFEAAGFETVAMRKDGRPLMRLELRG